The following proteins come from a genomic window of Diceros bicornis minor isolate mBicDic1 chromosome 4, mDicBic1.mat.cur, whole genome shotgun sequence:
- the LOC131402844 gene encoding cornifin-B-like — protein sequence MSSQQQKQLYTPTLQPQQQQVKQPCQHPPQEPYAPKTKEPCHSKVPEPYHPKVPEPCHPKFPEPCPTMIVPAPAHQKTKQK from the coding sequence ATGAGttcccagcagcagaagcagctcTACACCCCAACCCTGCAGcctcagcagcagcaggtgaaacAGCCCTGCCAGCATCCACCCCAGGAACCATATGCTCCCAAAACCAAGGAGCCCTGTCACTCCAAAGTTCCAGAGCCCTACCACCCCAAGGTTCCTGAGCCCTGCCACCCCAAGTTTCCAGAGCCGTGTCCCACAATGATCGTTCCAGCACCAGCTCATCAGAAGACCAAGCAGAAGTAA